A DNA window from Theobroma cacao cultivar B97-61/B2 chromosome 5, Criollo_cocoa_genome_V2, whole genome shotgun sequence contains the following coding sequences:
- the LOC108661862 gene encoding uncharacterized protein LOC108661862 isoform X2 → MDRTRRKRKIKQIEREIKQMEKKHAKDILEMELEGVEDELEENEEVLHSPARLGWRSSSSDDNDFKGLLSIIQTEDVEQRKQGFGKLIQKFSDMVEISRIDFDDILKSLMISLDSEGLMVLQRILMLASQPQLTEAQEKIIKKDHCDADDKRTLSVLKHQSSLLFHLVILGIFENCSAMDQVILDELKNLNREEFAKEWQKLEVAGYKALKYSRVQTKHQ, encoded by the exons ATGGACAGGACACGGAGAAAGAGGAAAATAAAGCAAATTGAAAGGGAAATAAAgcaaatggaaaagaaacatGCTAAAGATATTCTGGAAATGGAGCTGGAAGGTGTTGAAGATGAACTGGAGGAGAACGAGGAAGTTCTACATTCGCCTGCAAGATTGGGATGGAGAAGTTCCAGCTCTGATGATAATGACTTCAAAG GACTTTTATCAATCATCCAGACTGAAGATGTGGAGCAAAGGAAACAAGGATTCGGAAAGCTGATTCAGAAGTTCAGTGACATGGTTGAAATTTCTAGAATCGACTTCGATGACATTCTCAAATCATTGATGATATCATTAGACAGCGAAGGTTTGATGGTCCTTCAAAGAATTCTAATGTTGGCCTCTCAACCTCAACTTACAGAGGCACAA gagaaaatcattaaaaaagatcATTGTGATGCTGACGATAAGAGAACTTTGTCAGTTCTTAAACATCAGAGCAGTTTGCTTTTCCATCTGGTCATTTTGGGGATTTTTGAGAATTGTTCAGCCATGGATCAGGTGATTTTGGACGAACTGAAAAACTTAAATAGAGAAGAATTTGCAAAAGAATGGCAAAAGTTGGAGGTTGCTGGCTATAAAGCCTTGAAATATTCTCGAGTACAAACAAAGCACCAGTGA
- the LOC108661862 gene encoding uncharacterized protein LOC108661862 isoform X1: MDRTRRKRKIKQIEREIKQMEKKHAKDILEMELEGVEDELEENEEVLHSPARLGWRSSSSDDNDFKGLLSIIQTEDVEQRKQGFGKLIQKFSDMVEISRIDFDDILKSLMISLDSEGLMVLQRILMLASQPQLTEAQVSQLMPKLDLILMEGKINETDQMLDCLSIIVHSNFNLLGHYKLLVPKSVAYCWREMQLYDDMVEWLEKIIKKDHCDADDKRTLSVLKHQSSLLFHLVILGIFENCSAMDQVILDELKNLNREEFAKEWQKLEVAGYKALKYSRVQTKHQ, translated from the exons ATGGACAGGACACGGAGAAAGAGGAAAATAAAGCAAATTGAAAGGGAAATAAAgcaaatggaaaagaaacatGCTAAAGATATTCTGGAAATGGAGCTGGAAGGTGTTGAAGATGAACTGGAGGAGAACGAGGAAGTTCTACATTCGCCTGCAAGATTGGGATGGAGAAGTTCCAGCTCTGATGATAATGACTTCAAAG GACTTTTATCAATCATCCAGACTGAAGATGTGGAGCAAAGGAAACAAGGATTCGGAAAGCTGATTCAGAAGTTCAGTGACATGGTTGAAATTTCTAGAATCGACTTCGATGACATTCTCAAATCATTGATGATATCATTAGACAGCGAAGGTTTGATGGTCCTTCAAAGAATTCTAATGTTGGCCTCTCAACCTCAACTTACAGAGGCACAAGTAAGTCAATTAATGCCTAAATTAGACCTTATCTTGATGGAGGGAAAGATAAATGAAACAGATCAAATGCTTGACTGTTTGAGCATTATCGTACATTCTAATTTCAATTTACTTGGCCATTATAAACTGCTTGTGCCAAAATCCGTGGCATATTGCTGGAGAGAAATGCAACTATATGATGACATGGTTGAATGGCTGgagaaaatcattaaaaaagatcATTGTGATGCTGACGATAAGAGAACTTTGTCAGTTCTTAAACATCAGAGCAGTTTGCTTTTCCATCTGGTCATTTTGGGGATTTTTGAGAATTGTTCAGCCATGGATCAGGTGATTTTGGACGAACTGAAAAACTTAAATAGAGAAGAATTTGCAAAAGAATGGCAAAAGTTGGAGGTTGCTGGCTATAAAGCCTTGAAATATTCTCGAGTACAAACAAAGCACCAGTGA